The following nucleotide sequence is from Streptomyces leeuwenhoekii.
CGGTGCCGCGCGCCACGTACGCGGCCGTCGGCTTCCTCGGCCTGTTCTACGCGTTCGTCGTCTGGATCGCGATCCAGTCCTTCGGCGACGCCGAGGTCGCCGAGGCCGCCGGCGGCGACCCGGCCGGACTGTTCTTCACCGCCATCACCACCTACGTCGGCGGCTGGGCGGCGGACCTCATGCACGTCCTGATCGTCACCAGCGTCCTGGCGTCCCTGCTCGCCTTCCACAACGCCATCAACCGCTACGGCCTGGCCCTCGCCGAGGAAGGCGTCCTGCCCAAGGCGCTGGCCCGGGTCCACCCGCGCCACGGATCCCCCTACGTCGCGGGCATCGCCCAGACCGTCCTCGGCGCCGTGGTCGTCCTCGGCTTCGCGGCGGCGGGCGCCGACCCGTACGGGCAACTGCTGCTGTGGGTCAACACCCCCGGCATGCTCGGCCTGATGGCCCTGCAACTGCTGGCCGCGCTCGCCGTGTTCGCGTACTTCCGGCGGGTGCACCACGACGAGGGCGCCCTGCGCACGGTGGTGGCGCCCGTCGCCGCGGCGGCGCTGCTCACCGCCGCCATCGTCCTGGTGGTCACGCACCTGGACCTGTTCACCGGGGCCTCGGCGACCGTGAACACCGTCCTCGCCGCCCTCGTCGTCGCGGTCTTCGCCGCCGGACTCGGCCTCGCCGGGTGGCTGCGCCGTCACCGTCCCGGGGTCTACGAGCGGTTCGCCGCCGAACCCGACCCCGGACCGGAAGCCGACACCACGCCCGAGAGCGAGCCCGGGGCCGTCGCACCGGTGCGGCGCCTCACGCCCGGCGACTGACCGCCTCACCG
It contains:
- a CDS encoding APC family permease, with protein sequence MPETSSRPSPSGDSPAPAALRSGALGTADIAFFVVSAAAPLTVMAGVAPLAILLGGIGAPVGYLLAGITLAVFAVGFTTMSRHVHSGGAFYAYITRGLGRAAGVGAALLALIGYNGMEIGVYGLLGSATQDTAHALFGADIPWLPVSLAGLLLIGYGGYRSIDFGAKVLGVLLVAETGILVLLAVGVLAKGGAHGLSLASFAPGNVFVPGTAAVLAFAFAAFTGFESTVIYRREARDPARTVPRATYAAVGFLGLFYAFVVWIAIQSFGDAEVAEAAGGDPAGLFFTAITTYVGGWAADLMHVLIVTSVLASLLAFHNAINRYGLALAEEGVLPKALARVHPRHGSPYVAGIAQTVLGAVVVLGFAAAGADPYGQLLLWVNTPGMLGLMALQLLAALAVFAYFRRVHHDEGALRTVVAPVAAAALLTAAIVLVVTHLDLFTGASATVNTVLAALVVAVFAAGLGLAGWLRRHRPGVYERFAAEPDPGPEADTTPESEPGAVAPVRRLTPGD